A genomic window from Artemia franciscana chromosome 14, ASM3288406v1, whole genome shotgun sequence includes:
- the LOC136035604 gene encoding glycerol-3-phosphate dehydrogenase [NAD(+)], cytoplasmic-like, with the protein MKRLKVSIIGSGSWGCAISKIVGKNVLKRNTFDKRVSMWVYEEIIEGRNLSEIINSTHENVKYLKGHKLPETVVATPDLVEAITDVDILIFVLPHQFLKRCLDTLEGKIKSTAVAISLIKGFQTSVDGDIELISKYITSRLKIQCSVLMGANIANEVANEVFCEGTIGCATKEMKQTFKELFETNYFRVAVVDDTQTVEACGALKNIVACAAGFSDGLLYGNCTKTAIIRIGLMEIKMFINTFLSGSEISTFFESCGISDLFASCYGGRNRKCSALFVEKGKSIYDLEKEILNGQRLQGPSTAEAVNIMLMKKGLEKKFPLFTAVHRIFNFEISPRKLLDHI; encoded by the coding sequence atGAAAAGACTTAAAGTTAGTATCATTGGATCTGGCAGTTGGGGTTGTGCCATATCTAAAATAGTgggaaaaaatgtcttaaagcGTAACACATTTGACAAACGAGTGAGTATGTGGGTATATGAAGAGATCATAGAGGGCAGGAATTTGAGTGAGATAATTAATTCTACTCATGAAAATGTTAAGTATCTGAAGGGCCATAAATTACCGGAAACAGTTGTTGCGACGCCAGATTTAGTAGAAGCAATCACAGATGTGGACattcttatttttgtattacCCCATCAGTTTTTAAAGAGATGTCTTGATACTCTGGAAGGAAAGATTAAGAGCACGGCCGTTGCAATCTCTCTCATCAAGGGGTTTCAAACTAGTGTAGACGGTGATATCGAgctgatttcaaaatatattaccTCGCGGCTAAAAATCCAGTGTTCAGTTTTGATGGGAGCAAACATAGCAAACGAGGTGGCAAATGAAGTTTTTTGTGAAGGGACTATAGGCTGTGCTACGAAAGAAATGAAACAAACTTTCAAAGAGCTGTTTGAAACAAATTACTTCAGAGTTGCTGTTGTTGATGACACACAAACAGTTGAAGCTTGTGGAGcattaaaaaatatagttgccTGTGCAGCAGGATTTTCAGACGGTCTTCTTTATGGAAATTGTACAAAAACAGCTATCATTAGAATTGGACTGatggaaataaaaatgtttattaataCATTCTTATCAGGATCTGAAATATCAACTTTCTTTGAAAGTTGTGGTATCTCTGACTTATTTGCTAGCTGTTACGGTGGAAGAAATAGAAAGTGTTCCGCATTATTTGttgaaaaagggaaaagcaTTTATGATCTagaaaaggaaattttaaatGGGCAGCGGCTTCAAGGGCCGTCAACTGCTGAAGCGGTAAACATTATGCTAATGAAAAAGggcctagaaaaaaaatttcctttattCACAGCAGTACatagaatatttaattttgaaatctcACCAAGGAAACTTCTTGATCATATTTGA